The nucleotide window GAGGGGTTGTTCGAGAACGACAGCACGTTGACGCCCTCGTCCGCGACAACCTTGCTGGCCTCGACGGCGACTTCGCCGCGCAGCGGCCCGAGAATGATCTTGGCGCCCTCGTCGACGGCACGCTGGGCCGCGGAGGCCGCGGTCGCCGGTGAGCCGGCGGTGTCGTAGACCGCGAGGTCGATGTTCACCCCGTCGAGATCCGCGATGGCGAGCCGCGCGGCGTTCTCGAGATCGCGGGCGATGGTGCCTGCGCCCGAATCGCTGCGGGGCACGAGCAGGGCGACGCGCACGGGCTGCTTGGGGTCGATCTGCGGGCCGCCGCTGCCGGCGCCTCCGCCGCCCAGATCGGACATCATCGGCGCGCCGCAGGCGGCGACGAGACCTGCACTTGCCACGACGGCAGCGGTGCGGAGCGCCTTGCGGGCGCGGGACAAAACGGCGAACATGCTGGTGGAACTCCCTCGAGATCAGGCGCGGGTTCGATCCCGCGCGGGTTTGAGGCTGATCATAGGCCAGCAGGAAGGCGGGTCCAGAAATGAATCCGGAAAGGGGCGGAATGGCGCCGGGACTCTACATGGTGGCGGTGCCGATCGGCAACGCGCGCGACATTACGCTCAGGGCGCTGGACATCCTGCGCGACGCCGACGTGCTGGCCGCGGAAGACACGCGCAGCCTGCGACGGCTGCTCGAAATCCACGGCGTGCCGCTCGGGGACCGGCCGTGCCTCGCCTACCACGATCACAACGGCGAGCGCGTGCGGCCGCGCCTGCTCGACGCGCTCGCGGCGGGCCAGTCGGTGGCCTATGCGTCGGAAGCCGGGACGCCGATGATCTCGGACCCCGGCTTCGACCTGGTGCGCGCCGCCCGCGAGGCCGGCTACCCGGTGACCACCGCCCCGGGCGCCTCGGCGGTCATTGCCGCGTTGACGGTCGCGGGATTGCCGACCGACCGCTTCTGCTTCGGGGGCTTCCTGCCCAATGCCGGGGGCGCCCGGCGCCGCGGGCTCGAGGAAATGCGTGGCGTGTCCGCGACGCTCGCCTTCTACGAATCGCCGAAACGACTGGGCGCGATGCTGCGCGACGCCGCCGACACGCTTGGCGCTGACCGGCCCGCGGCGGTCTGCCGGGAACTGACAAAACGTTTCGAGGAATGCCGGCAGGGCAGTCTTGGGGACCTTGCCGACCACTACGCCGACGCGCCGCCCAAGGGTGAAATCGTGGTGCTGATCGGGCGGGGAGGTTCGGAGAAAATTAGTGAATTGGATATAGACCGTTCGCTGTCCGAGGCGCTGCAGACGATGTCGGTGCGCGACGCGGCCGATACGGTCTCGGCGATGTACGGAGTAAAGCGACGGCCTGTCTACCAGCGCGCAATGGTGCTGTCGCGCGAAGACGGGCAGGGCGGCTGAATCAGGTAAGGTGAGGATGGGCGAACAGCTTGCATTCGACTTCCGCGCGCCGGCGCCGCCGATCCCGGCGGTTGTGCTGCGCCCGCACGAGGACGGGCGTCGCGCCCGGCAGGATCGCGGCGCCCTTGGGTATCACGCGGGGCTGTCTGCCGAGGCGCAGGTGGTGCAGGACTACGAGCGGCGCGGTTACGCGGTGCTGCGCAAGCGCTGGCGGGGCGCCTGCGGCGAGATCGACCTTATCCTGCAGGACGGTGACGCCCTGATCTTCGTCGAGGTCAAGAAAAGCCGCAGCTTCGACCGGGCGCTCGCACGGCTCTCGCAACGTCAGATCGGCCGGCTCCTGCGGGCCGGGGAAGAGTTCGCGGGAACGCAGCCACGCGGCTCGCTCACCGACATGCGGTTCGATATCGCGCTCGTGAACGCCAGCGGCGTGATCCGGGTGATGGAGAACGCGCTCGGCCCCTGAGCGGGCATTGCCTCGCCCCCGTCTCTGGGCCATGTATGGCGAAAGCCAGAGCGGGAGATCCCATGAAAATCGCCTTTCAGATGGACCCGATCGGTCCGATCGACATCGACGCCGACAGCACCTTCCGTCTCGCGGAAGAGGCGCAGGCGCGCGGTCACGAACTGTATTATTACCTGCCGGATCATCTCTCCTATCAGGAGGGCAGGATCATGGCGCGGGCCCGGTCTCTCAAGGTGCAGCGCGTGCGCGGCAACCACGCGGAGATGGGGCCGCTCGAGCTGCTCGATCTAGCCGATGTCGACGTGGTCTGGCTGCGGCAGGATCCGCCCTTCGACATGCACTACATCACCACGACGCACCTGCTCGAGCGGCTCGGGCCGGAGACGCTGGTGGTGAACGATCCGTTCTGGGTCCGGAATTCGCCCGAGAAGCTGCTGGTGCTGAACTTCCCCGACCTGACACCGCCCACGACCATCGCCCGCGACCTGCAGACCATTCGCGAGTTCAAGGAGCGGCACGGCGACATCATTCTCAAGCCACTCTATGGGAACGGCGGGGCCGGCGTGTTCCGGCTCGACGAGAACGACCGCAATCTCAGCTCGCTTTACGAGCTGTTCACCGGATTTTCGCGCGAGCCTCTGATCGTGCAGAAATACCTGCCGGCAGTGACGAAGGGCGACAAGCGGGTGATCCTCGTCGACGGTGAGCCGGTCGGCGCGATCAACCGGGTTCCGGCAGCCAACGAGGTGCGGTCGAACATGCACGTGGGTGGCCGCCCCGAGAAGGTCGCCCTGACCGAACGTGACCGCGAGATCTGCGCGCGGATCGGACCGGTCCTGCGCGAGAAGGGGCAGGTGTTCGTCGGCATCGACGTCATCGGCGACTGGCTGACCGAGATCAACGTGACCTCGCCCACCGGCATTCAGGAGCTCGAGCGGTTCGACGAGGTGAACATCGCCGGCAAGATCTGGGAGGCGGTGGAAGCCCGACTCGGATGAGCCGCCGGCTCGCCGCGCTCAACTTCGTCCTGCGGGTCGCGGTGAAGCCGCGACTGGCCCGGACAAGGGGCCCCGAGCAGGCGGCGCGCGAGTTCGAAAGGTCGGCGGCGCTTTTCCTGCGCCGCCCGCCCTACCTGCGCCGACTCGAGCGGCCGCGCGGGTTGCACTGGATCAGTGCCGGCCCCTGCCGGGTGCGCAAGGTCATCCTCTATCTTCACGGCGGCGGCTACATCACCGGCAGCGGCCTCACCCATCAGGGCGTCATGGGCCGGCTTTCGAAACTGTCGGGGATCGAGGTCTGCGCCCCGGACTATCCGCTGGCTCAGGACGCGCCCGCGCCGGCGGCCTTCGATGCGGCCTGCGCCGCGTGGCGGCATTGTCGGGCGCTGGGCTATGCTCCGGGCGATATCCTTCTTGCCGGGGATTCCGCCGGAGGCGGGCTCGCGCTGGCGCTTCTCGCCCGCTGCTGCGCCTCGGGGGAGCCTCCGGCGGCGGCGGTGGCGTTCTCGCCCTGGACCGACCTCGCGATGACCGGTGCAAGTCTCAGGGACAATGCGAAAGCGGATCCGTTCCTGCCGGTCGGCCGGATGGAGGAACTGGTGCAAATCGTCCTTGGAGACCTTCCTGCCGATGATCCGAGAATTTCGCCTCTTTTTGCCACCTTTCCCGGCTGCCCACCCGTGATGATCCAATATGCGCGGACCGAGATCCTTGCCGATGACGCGCGGCGCATGGCCGAGCGGCTTCGCGACGCAGGCGGCCGAGTCGAGATTGTCGTGCATCCGAACGCACCCCATGCGTGGCCGGTCTTCGACGGATGGATTCCCGAGGCCCGCCACAGCCTGAGGCAGGCGGCGCGATTTCTTCAGGATTCGCTCGACGACACCAATCGGTAGCTCAGCGCCTCGGCGATATGCGGGCGCCGCAGCTCGGGCTCGCCGGCAAGGTCGGCGATGGTGCGGGCAACACGCAGAATGCGGTGATAGCCACGCGCCGACAGGCCGAAGCGGTCCGCCGCGCGCAAGAGCAGTTCCCGGCTTTCGGCGTCGGGACTCGCGACCTCCTCGAGCAGTGCACCCTCGGCATCGGCATTGGTGCGCAGGCCCGGATACGCTGCGAAACGCTCGGTTTGCCGTTGGCGCGCCTCGGCGACACGCCCGGCCACGGCGGTCGATGTCTCGCCCGAGGCCGGAAGGTCGAGGTCGGTGAAGGCGACGGGCGGTACCTCGATCCGCAGGTCGAAGCGATCCATCAGCGGACCCGAGATGCGGCCAAGGTAGTCTTCGCCACACACCGGGGCCCGTGAGCAGGCCCGCGCGGGCTCGCTCAGGTAGCCGCATTTGCAGGGGTTCGCGGCGGCGACCAGCATGAAGCGGCAGGGATAGGACACATGGGCGTTGGCGCGAGACACCATGACCTCGCCGGTCTCGATCGGCTGGCGCAGGGTTTCGAGCACGGCGCGGGGAAACTCGGGGAACTCGTCCATGAAGAGCACGCCGTTGTGCGCAAGGCTGACCTCGCCGGGTTTGGCGCCGCGCCCGCCGCCGATGATCGCCGCCATCGAAGCCGTGTGATGCGGCTGGCGAAAGGGCCGGCTACGCGAGATGCCGCCTTGGTCGAGCAGGCCGGCAAGCGAGTGGATCATCGAGGTTTCGAGCGCTTCCCGCGGGGCAAGCGGCGGCAGGATCCCGGGCAGCCGCGAGGCCATCATCGACTTTCCAGAGCCGGGCGTGCCGACGAGCATCAGGTGATGCCGTCCGGCAGCCGCGATCTCGAGCGCGCGCTTGGCGCGTTCCTGCCCCTTCACGTCTCGCAGGTCCCGGAGGGCGGGCCCATCGGTGGCCTCGCCCCGCGTGGCGGGCAGGATCGGCGCGTCGCCGGTGTAGTGCCGCACCACCTCCGCAAGACTGTGCGCACCAAGCACGCGGCAACTGTCGACCCAGGCGGCCTCGGGTCCCGAGGCGGCGGGGCAGAGCAGCGTGCGATCTTCCTCGGCGGCGGTCATCGCGGCGGGCAGGGCGCCCGGCACCGGGATCAGCGTGCCGTCGAGCGCCAGTTCGCCAAGCGCCATGGTCTGCGCGATCTCGTCCCGTGGCAGGATGTCGAGCGCGGCGAGCAGGCCGATGGCGATGGGCAGGTCGAAATGTGAGCCCTCCTTGGGCATGTCGGCCGGGGAAAGGTTCACCGTGATCCGTTTCGACGGAAGGGCGATGGCCATGGTGGTGAGCGCCGCGCGCACCCGTTCGCGCGCTTCCGAGACCGCCTTGTCGGGCAGGCCGACGATGGCAAAGGCCGGCACCCCCGCGCTGACGGCGCATTGCACCTCGACCGGGCGTGCCTCGACCCCCTCGAACGCGACCGTGTAGGCCTGAGCGACCACCCTTCACCTCCCTGTCGTCCCCTTGTCCGACTGTCTGCGCAGGAGGTTAGCGAATGGTTAACTCCGGTCCGGGATGCGGCTCGGCGTGCGGTCCGGGGTGCTCCGGCCTTTACCGTCAAAGAGGGCCGCGAAGGCTGGCCAGGCCAGCGGATCGGCCACGGTCTTGTCGCGGCAGAAGGCGTTGCAGAACCCGAAGACGCGCCCGTCAATGTTCATCAGGTGGGTGATCGGCTTGCCCGAGTAGGGGCAGAGGTCATTCTCCGGCGTGCCGGTCTCAATGGCGCGCGCAGGCAGCGGCGTTGGGCCTGGCCAGCCGATCTGCCTGAATGGCCGATCATAGCGCGCGAGATGCTCTGCCTTCGCGATGCCCATGGCGCGCCAGCGGCGAAAGGCCGGATCGGCGAGATGCGCGGCAACGTAGTCCTGCGCCGTGGAAGAGACCGGCAGGCCGTAGCCGGCGATGCGTGCGGCGACCGGGGCGTAGAAGGCGTCGGCGGCCGTGTAGGCGCCGAAAAGCCAGGGGCCGCCATCGCCGAAACGCGTGCGGGCATGAGCCCAGAGCGTCTCGATCCGGGCGACGTCGGCGAGAACGGCGTCGGACGGTGCGACATCGGCATAGCCCGTCTGCAGGTTCATCGGGCAGTCCGACCGCAGCGCACCGAAGCTGGCGTGCATTTCCGCGGCGATGCTGCGGGCGGTGGCGCGGGCGATCGGGTCGAGCGGCCATAGGCCCGCGTCGGGATGGCGGCTGGCGAGCTCTTCGGCGATGGCGAGGCTGTCCCAGATCACCGCGCCGTCCGCGGTGACGAGGCAGGGCACCGTTCGGGCCGGCGGGATCACGGTTAGTTGATCCGCGACCGGTCCTTCGCTGAAATCGACCCTCACGGGATCGAAGGGCAGGCCGAACCGCACCATGAGAAGCCAGCCGCGCAAGGACCAGCTCGAGTAGGTGTAGTCGCCGAGATACAGCGTGTCCGTCATAGAAGTCTCCGGAAACAAAGGGATTTCGGGCAGATTACAACGGCAGGGGCGCGCGGGGAAATTCCGGTTTGTGCGCCATCAAATCACAACATGTCATGGCGCTTTTGGCCCGCTCGACAAGCGAGCGCGCCCGGCGTCGGCCAGCTTTTGCCGCCTGCGGAAAAAACTGCGCGTTCGCGAGAAACCATTCCCGGATCTCGCGCGTTAACTCGCCGAATGACTGTGCGAAGAAGGCGGGGACACCCCGTCCAAGTTCGATGGGGAGTGTTCCATGACACCAGAGACCTTCAACGACCAGACCCTCTCGCGGCGCGCCATGAAGGCCGAGCTGCTCGATGCGGATACCGAGCTCAAGCTCGCCTACGCCTGGCGTGATCACCGGGACGAGGCTGCGCTGCATCGGCTCATCAACGCCTACATGAGGCTAGCTATCTCGATGGCGGCCAAGTTCAAGCGTTACGGTGCGCCGATGGGCGACCTGATCCAGGAAGCGGGTCTTGGCCTGATGAAGGCCGCGGACAAGTTCGACCCGGATCGCGGTGTGCGGTTCTCGACCTACGCGGTCTGGTGGATCAAGGCGAGCATCCAGGATTACGTGATGCGCAACTGGTCCATGGTCCGGACCGGCTCGACCTCGTCGCAGAAGTCGCTCTTCTTCAACATGCGCCGCGTTCAGGCCCGGCTCGAGCGCGAAGCCGCCGCCGAGGGTCGCTCGCTGGAGCGTCACGTGCTTCAGGCCGCCATCGCAGAAGAGATCGGCGTGCCGCTGACTGACGTGCAGATGATGGAAGGGCGCCTTTCGGGTTCCGACTTTTCGCTGAACGCGACGCAATCCACCGACGAGGACGGTCGCGAGTGGATCGACACGCTCGAGGACGACGGCGAGCAGAGCGCCCAGCTTGTCGAGGGCCGGCTGGACAACGCACAGCTGCGCGAGTGGCTGGTGACGGCGCTGACCGCGCTGAACGAGCGCGAGCGCTTCATCGTGCGCGAACGCAAGCTGCGCGAAGAGACCCGCACGCTGGAAAGCCTCGGTCAGGAACTCGGCCTGTCGAAAGAGCGCGTGCGCCAGCTTGAAGCGGCTGCCTTCACCAAGATGCGCAAGTCGCTTGAAGCGCAGTCGAGGGAAGTGCAACACTTCCTCGCATGATGCGCCTCAGTTTCCTCGCCCCGCTTCTCGCGCTGGGCCTTTACGCTCCCGCCGCCTTCGGTCAGGGGAGCGTTTTCGATGAGGCCGAGGTGATCTTCCTCGGCGAGACCCACGACAACCCGGCGCACCATGCCCGGCAGGCAGAACTCGTGCGTGAGCTGCAGCCGACCGCGCTGGTATTCGAGATGCTGACCACGGACCAGTCCGCGCAGATCCGCCCCGGCGACGTCGAGGACGAGGTCGCGCTGGCCGAACGGCTCGACTGGGAAAACACCGGCTGGCCGGACTTCTCGATGTATTATCCGATCTTCGCGGCGGCCCCCGAGGCGGCGATCTTCGGGGCAGAGCTGCCGCGCGCGGAAGCCCGCGCGGCGCAGGACAGGCCGCTCGACGCGATTTTCGGCCCGAGTGCGGGGTTCTATGCGCTCGACAAGCCTCTGCCGCCGGAGCAGCAGGAAGAGCGCGAGGCGCTTCAGGCGGCGGCGCATTGCGACGCGCTCCCTGACGACATGCTGCCGGTCATGGTCGGCATCCAGCGGCTGCGCGACGCGCGGCTTGCCGAGACCGCGCTCGAAGCGCTGGCGATGCACGGCGCGCCGGTCGTCGTCATCACTGGCAACGGCCATGCCCGCACCGACTGGGGGGCTCCGGCGCTGGTCGCTATGGCGGCCCCCGAGGTCAAGGTGGCGGCGCTGGGGCAGGGCGAGGACGGCGGCGATCCCGGCGGCAGCTTCGATGTCGTCGAACAGTCCGAGGGCGTGGCCGACCGCGAAGATCCCTGCGCCGCCTTCGAGGACAGCACGGGCAATTGAGTTTTCCCCGTCCGCGCCGTAACACCGTGACCACGGAGGCGAGGGAGAGACGCGCGACATGCTGGCCGGCAAACGTATCCTGCTGATCATCGGTGGCGGTATCGCCGCCTACAAGGCGCTTGAGCTGATCCGGCGCCTGCGCGAGCGCGGCGCGGCGGTGACGCCGGTGCTGACGCGCGCCGCCGGCGAATTCGTGACGCCGCTCTCGGTCGGCGCGCTGGCCGGCGAAAAGGTCTACACCGACCTTTTCGACCTCACCGACGAGGCCGAGATGGGCCACATCCAGCTGAGCCGGGTGGCCGATCTGGTGCTGGTCGCTCCTGCGACGGCGGACCTGATGGCGAAGATGGCGCAGGGGCTGGCCGGGGATCTCGCGACGACGCTTCTGCTGGCCACCGACACGCCGGTGATGATCGCCCCGGCGATGAACGTGCGGATGTGGGACCACCCCGCGACGCAGCGCAACCTTGCGACACTGCAGGGCGACGGTGTGCGCGTGGTCGGTCCTGCGTCCGGTGACATGGCCTGTGGCGAATACGGGCCGGGGCGGCTTTCGGAGGTGCCCGAGATCGTCGCGGCGGTCGAGGCCGCGCTGGCGGACGGGCCGCTCAGGGGGCGCCGCGTGCTGGTGACTTCGGGGCCGACACATGAACCCATCGACCCGGTGCGCTACATCGCCAACCGGTCCTCGGGGGCGCAGGGCTCGGCCATTGCCGGGGCGCTGCGCGATCTCGGGGCCGAGGTGATCTTCGTCACCGGTCCGGCCGAGGCGCCGCGACCGTCGGGCGTTCAGGTGGTCGAGGTCGAGACCGCGCGCGAGATGCGCGATGCGGTGATGGCCGCGTTGCCCGTGGACGCTGGCGTCTTCGCTGCCGCGGTGGCCGACTGGCGTGTCGAGAACGCCGCGACGTCTAAGATGAAGAAGGTCGCCGGTGCGCTGCCGACGCTCGGGTTCGCCGAGAACCCGGACATTCTTGCCGAGGTCTCGCGGCTCGAGAACGGTCGCCCGTCGCTGGTCGTGGGCTTTGCCGCCGAGACCGACGATGTCGAGGCCCACGCAACGGCCAAGCGTCTGCGCAAAGGGTGCGACTGGATCGTCGCCAACGACGTGAGCCCTGCGACGGGGATCATGGGCGGCAGCGAGAACGCGGTGGTGCTGATCTCGGGCGAGGGCAGCGAGAGCTGGCCGCGCATGGGCAAGCGCGAGGTGGCAAAGCGCCTCGCGGCGCGGATCGCCGAGGCGCTGCGCGCGGACTGAGTGCTGTGTGGATAGCGGAAGAGAGCAAGAGGGGCAGACGTGGTCGAGATTGCGGTGATGTGGGACGAGGGCGCGGACAGGGCACTGGGGCTTCCGGCCTATGCGACCGAGGGCGCGGCGGGCGCCGACCTGCGGGCGAACCTGCCCGACCGGGGCGAGATTACGCTTGAACCCGGCGCGCGCGCGCTGGTGCCCACCGGCTTGCGCCTCGCGATCCCCGAGGGCTGGGAGGTGCAGGTCCGACCGCGCTCGGGGCTCGCGCTCAAGCACGGGATCACCCTGCCGAACAGCCCCGGCACCATCGACAGCGACTACCGCGGCCCGCTCGGCGTGATCGTGATGAACGCCGGCGAGGCGCCCTTCGTCATCGCCCATGGCGACCGCATCGCGCAGATGGTGGCAGCGCCCGTCGAACAGGCGCATTTTGCGGTGGTGGAGACGCTGCCCGACACCCTGCGCGGCACGGGTGGCTTCGGCTCGACGGGGCGCGGCTGATGCTTCTCGTCCTTGCGCTGGCGGCCGCGATCTGGGGCCTCGGACGGCTCATGGGGGCCTCGAAGCAGGCGCGGGCCTACATGCTGGGGCTGCTCTGCGTGATCGTGCTGGCGCTGCACGTGCTCTTGCCCGACGGCCACCCCGTCCGCATGGCGACCGGCGAAAGCCCGGCGCCCTGGCTGATCCTCGGCGGGTTCGTGGCGATCGCGCTGGCCTATGCCTTCGTTCTGCGGCGGGTCAAGGCGCGGGCCGACGCGACACAGCCCGAGCCGCCCGCGCCCGCCGCGCGCAAGGACCGTTTCTCGGGCGCCGAGCTCGAGCGTTACGCCCGCCACATCGTCCTGCGTGAGCTGGGTGGTCCGGGCCAGAAGGCCCTGCGCGACGCGAAGGTGCTGGTGATCGGGGCCGGTGGCCTCGGCGCGCCGGCGCTGCAGTATCTCGCCGCCGCCGGGGTCGGCGTGATCGGCGTGATCGACGATGACGTGGTCGAGAACGCCAACCTGCAGCGGCAGGTGATCCACACCGACGCGCGCATCGGCATGCCCAAGGTCTTCTCGGCGAAAGAGGCGATGGAGGCGCAGAACCCGCATGTCGAGGTGCGCCCCTACCAGCGCCGGCTCGATGCGGAGGTCGCCGAGACGCTCTTTGCCGACTACGACCTGATCCTCGACGGCACCGACAATTTCGACACGCGCTATCTTGCCAACCGGGCCGCCGTGGCGACCGGCAAGCCGCTCGTCTCGGGCGCGCTCAGCCAGTGGGAGGGGCAGCTTTCGGTCTTCGCTCCGGCGCAGGGCACGCCCTGTTACGAATGCATCTTCCCGGAAGCCCCCGCGCCGGGGCTCGCGCCCTCCTGCGCCGAAGCCGGCGTGCTTGGCCCGCTGCCGGGCGTCGTGGGCGCGATGATGGCGGTGGAGGCGATCAAGCTCATTGCGGGCGCGGGCCAGCCGCTTCTGGGCGAAATGCTGATCTACGACGCGCTCTGGAGCGAGACCCGCAAGATCACCCTGAAGCGGCGCGAGGGCTGTCCGGTCTGCGGCGGCTGACCCTTTCCTGCGTGGCGGGTGCGCGGCCCATTGCGGGTGCGTGAGCGGTTGCCTAGCTATTGGAGGAAAGGAGTTTCATCCATGACCAACCCGCTTCTGGCCGACTGGGACACGCCGTTCCGGATCGCGCCCTTCGACCGTATCTCCGACGAGGATTTCGCCCCGGCCTTCGAGGTCGCGCTGAAGGAGCACCTCGACGAGATAGAGGCCATCGCCGCGAACCCCGAGCCGCCGACCTTTACCAACACCATCGAGGCGATGGAGGGCGCGGGCGAGCAGCTCGACAAGGTGCTGTCGACCTTCTTCTCGGTGGCGGGAGCCGACAGCAACGAGACCCGGCAGGCGCTGCAGCGCGAGTTCAGCCCGAAGCTTGCCGCGCACAGCTCGGCCATCTATGCCAATGAGCCGCTCTTTGCCCGGATCGCCGCGCTCTGGGAAAAGCGCGACACGCTCGGGCTGTCGGACGAGGAAGCGCGGGTGCTCTACCTGACCCATCGCGGCTTCGTGCGGGCAGGGGCGGCGCTGCGGGGGGCCGAGGCCGACCGCATGAAAGAGGTGAAATCCCGTCTCGCGGTGCTTGGCACGCAGTTCACCCAGAACCTGCTCAAGGACGAGTCCGCGTGGTTCATGCCGCTCGCCGAGGACGATCTCGAGGGGCTGCCCGGTTTCGTCGTGGATTCCGCCCGCGCCTCGGGCGAGGCGCTGGGGCAGGATGGCCCGGTGGTGACCCTTTCCCGCTCGCTCATCACCCCGTTCCTGCAGTTCTCGCCGCGCCGCGACCTGCGCGAAAAGGCGTTCCGCGCCTGGGCTGCGCGGGGCGCAAACGGTGGTGAGACCGACAACCGCGAGATCGCCGCCGAGGTGCTTGCCTTGCGCGAGGAGCGCGCGGGGCTGCTCGGCTACGCGGACTTCGCCCATTTCAAGCTCGAACCCGAGATGGCGGGCACGCCCGACCGGGTGCGCGATCTGCTGATGCAGGTCTGGGAACCGGCGCGGGCGCAGGCGCTGCGCGACGCCGAGGAGATGCAGGAGATGCTGCGCGCCGACGGCGTGAACGACAGCCTGCAACCGTGGGACTGGCGCTACTACGCCGAGAAGCGCCGCAAGAAGCTGCACGACCTCGATGAGACCGAGCTGAAGCCCTACCTGCAGCTCGACCGCATGATCGAAGCCGCGTTCACCTGTGCCAACCGGCTCTTCGGGCTGGAGTTCGCGCCACTCGACGTGCCGCTCTATCACCCCGATTGCCGCGCCTGGGAGGTCACCCGCGACGGCAAGCATCTGGCGGTGTTCATCGGCGACTACTTCGCGCGGTCGTCGAAGCGCTCTGGTGCGTGGTGTTCGGCCATGCGCAGCCAGGCCAAGCGGCCCGAGGTCGAGACACCGATCGTGGTCAACGTCTGCAACTTCGCCAAGCCTTCGGCGGGCAAGCCGGCGTTG belongs to Salipiger profundus and includes:
- the rsmI gene encoding 16S rRNA (cytidine(1402)-2'-O)-methyltransferase — protein: MNPERGGMAPGLYMVAVPIGNARDITLRALDILRDADVLAAEDTRSLRRLLEIHGVPLGDRPCLAYHDHNGERVRPRLLDALAAGQSVAYASEAGTPMISDPGFDLVRAAREAGYPVTTAPGASAVIAALTVAGLPTDRFCFGGFLPNAGGARRRGLEEMRGVSATLAFYESPKRLGAMLRDAADTLGADRPAAVCRELTKRFEECRQGSLGDLADHYADAPPKGEIVVLIGRGGSEKISELDIDRSLSEALQTMSVRDAADTVSAMYGVKRRPVYQRAMVLSREDGQGG
- a CDS encoding YraN family protein, yielding MGEQLAFDFRAPAPPIPAVVLRPHEDGRRARQDRGALGYHAGLSAEAQVVQDYERRGYAVLRKRWRGACGEIDLILQDGDALIFVEVKKSRSFDRALARLSQRQIGRLLRAGEEFAGTQPRGSLTDMRFDIALVNASGVIRVMENALGP
- the gshB gene encoding glutathione synthase, whose protein sequence is MKIAFQMDPIGPIDIDADSTFRLAEEAQARGHELYYYLPDHLSYQEGRIMARARSLKVQRVRGNHAEMGPLELLDLADVDVVWLRQDPPFDMHYITTTHLLERLGPETLVVNDPFWVRNSPEKLLVLNFPDLTPPTTIARDLQTIREFKERHGDIILKPLYGNGGAGVFRLDENDRNLSSLYELFTGFSREPLIVQKYLPAVTKGDKRVILVDGEPVGAINRVPAANEVRSNMHVGGRPEKVALTERDREICARIGPVLREKGQVFVGIDVIGDWLTEINVTSPTGIQELERFDEVNIAGKIWEAVEARLG
- a CDS encoding alpha/beta hydrolase fold domain-containing protein, which translates into the protein MSRRLAALNFVLRVAVKPRLARTRGPEQAAREFERSAALFLRRPPYLRRLERPRGLHWISAGPCRVRKVILYLHGGGYITGSGLTHQGVMGRLSKLSGIEVCAPDYPLAQDAPAPAAFDAACAAWRHCRALGYAPGDILLAGDSAGGGLALALLARCCASGEPPAAAVAFSPWTDLAMTGASLRDNAKADPFLPVGRMEELVQIVLGDLPADDPRISPLFATFPGCPPVMIQYARTEILADDARRMAERLRDAGGRVEIVVHPNAPHAWPVFDGWIPEARHSLRQAARFLQDSLDDTNR
- a CDS encoding YifB family Mg chelatase-like AAA ATPase; its protein translation is MVAQAYTVAFEGVEARPVEVQCAVSAGVPAFAIVGLPDKAVSEARERVRAALTTMAIALPSKRITVNLSPADMPKEGSHFDLPIAIGLLAALDILPRDEIAQTMALGELALDGTLIPVPGALPAAMTAAEEDRTLLCPAASGPEAAWVDSCRVLGAHSLAEVVRHYTGDAPILPATRGEATDGPALRDLRDVKGQERAKRALEIAAAGRHHLMLVGTPGSGKSMMASRLPGILPPLAPREALETSMIHSLAGLLDQGGISRSRPFRQPHHTASMAAIIGGGRGAKPGEVSLAHNGVLFMDEFPEFPRAVLETLRQPIETGEVMVSRANAHVSYPCRFMLVAAANPCKCGYLSEPARACSRAPVCGEDYLGRISGPLMDRFDLRIEVPPVAFTDLDLPASGETSTAVAGRVAEARQRQTERFAAYPGLRTNADAEGALLEEVASPDAESRELLLRAADRFGLSARGYHRILRVARTIADLAGEPELRRPHIAEALSYRLVSSSES
- a CDS encoding glutathione S-transferase family protein; translation: MTDTLYLGDYTYSSWSLRGWLLMVRFGLPFDPVRVDFSEGPVADQLTVIPPARTVPCLVTADGAVIWDSLAIAEELASRHPDAGLWPLDPIARATARSIAAEMHASFGALRSDCPMNLQTGYADVAPSDAVLADVARIETLWAHARTRFGDGGPWLFGAYTAADAFYAPVAARIAGYGLPVSSTAQDYVAAHLADPAFRRWRAMGIAKAEHLARYDRPFRQIGWPGPTPLPARAIETGTPENDLCPYSGKPITHLMNIDGRVFGFCNAFCRDKTVADPLAWPAFAALFDGKGRSTPDRTPSRIPDRS
- a CDS encoding RNA polymerase factor sigma-32 → MTPETFNDQTLSRRAMKAELLDADTELKLAYAWRDHRDEAALHRLINAYMRLAISMAAKFKRYGAPMGDLIQEAGLGLMKAADKFDPDRGVRFSTYAVWWIKASIQDYVMRNWSMVRTGSTSSQKSLFFNMRRVQARLEREAAAEGRSLERHVLQAAIAEEIGVPLTDVQMMEGRLSGSDFSLNATQSTDEDGREWIDTLEDDGEQSAQLVEGRLDNAQLREWLVTALTALNERERFIVRERKLREETRTLESLGQELGLSKERVRQLEAAAFTKMRKSLEAQSREVQHFLA
- a CDS encoding ChaN family lipoprotein; this translates as MMRLSFLAPLLALGLYAPAAFGQGSVFDEAEVIFLGETHDNPAHHARQAELVRELQPTALVFEMLTTDQSAQIRPGDVEDEVALAERLDWENTGWPDFSMYYPIFAAAPEAAIFGAELPRAEARAAQDRPLDAIFGPSAGFYALDKPLPPEQQEEREALQAAAHCDALPDDMLPVMVGIQRLRDARLAETALEALAMHGAPVVVITGNGHARTDWGAPALVAMAAPEVKVAALGQGEDGGDPGGSFDVVEQSEGVADREDPCAAFEDSTGN
- the coaBC gene encoding bifunctional phosphopantothenoylcysteine decarboxylase/phosphopantothenate--cysteine ligase CoaBC → MLAGKRILLIIGGGIAAYKALELIRRLRERGAAVTPVLTRAAGEFVTPLSVGALAGEKVYTDLFDLTDEAEMGHIQLSRVADLVLVAPATADLMAKMAQGLAGDLATTLLLATDTPVMIAPAMNVRMWDHPATQRNLATLQGDGVRVVGPASGDMACGEYGPGRLSEVPEIVAAVEAALADGPLRGRRVLVTSGPTHEPIDPVRYIANRSSGAQGSAIAGALRDLGAEVIFVTGPAEAPRPSGVQVVEVETAREMRDAVMAALPVDAGVFAAAVADWRVENAATSKMKKVAGALPTLGFAENPDILAEVSRLENGRPSLVVGFAAETDDVEAHATAKRLRKGCDWIVANDVSPATGIMGGSENAVVLISGEGSESWPRMGKREVAKRLAARIAEALRAD
- the dut gene encoding dUTP diphosphatase; this encodes MWDEGADRALGLPAYATEGAAGADLRANLPDRGEITLEPGARALVPTGLRLAIPEGWEVQVRPRSGLALKHGITLPNSPGTIDSDYRGPLGVIVMNAGEAPFVIAHGDRIAQMVAAPVEQAHFAVVETLPDTLRGTGGFGSTGRG